A single genomic interval of Amycolatopsis albispora harbors:
- a CDS encoding ABC transporter substrate-binding protein, giving the protein MGRAQNRGAAALALLLLTALISACSNAGTDAPDQPQATADSGKGPIAPGGTLVYGQIAGVSQLDPNTIASGAQTQLQTLLWNGLTTWTPENTAKPDLAESWQSSPDHRTWTFKLRAGVKYHNGKTFTAAEAKKNFDRVLDPAVPAQVAAKIDMIDAVTAADDTTLVITLDSPNPELPVDVIDVRMTDVDDLANIDRTANGTGPYQLKSFVPDQTVELVRHDGYWGPRPNLDAIRIVRYADATAANAALRAGQAHVLWSVAPDSAAGLATDGRQLLTAAEPAGFVVWELDTSSAPFNNPKAREALSYAANRTEMMAAAYAGYGVPTPANAPVNPKNRFYDPTLPSHEFNLDRAKQLFAEAGITEGSTLTFWAVAGNYQEWTTIGQILQQDLAKIGIKLEIQTNEVSTWSAKFYPKGKSYPNLLAANYLSFTPPPDSYALAWFEGTKGTCECNWAAPAEYNDAIATIESAADGPERDAAFKTAQRVLNRENPVIFIGSTAFLSVAQPELRGLWVQAEGTLHLEEAGFAA; this is encoded by the coding sequence GTGGGGCGTGCGCAGAACCGGGGGGCCGCCGCGCTGGCGCTGCTCCTCCTCACAGCACTGATATCGGCCTGTTCGAACGCGGGCACGGACGCGCCGGACCAGCCGCAGGCCACCGCCGACAGCGGCAAGGGCCCGATCGCGCCGGGCGGCACGCTGGTCTACGGCCAGATCGCCGGGGTGTCCCAGCTCGACCCGAACACCATCGCCAGCGGCGCGCAGACCCAGCTGCAGACGCTGCTGTGGAACGGGCTCACCACCTGGACCCCGGAGAACACCGCGAAACCGGATCTCGCCGAGTCCTGGCAGTCGAGCCCGGACCACCGCACCTGGACGTTCAAGCTGCGGGCCGGCGTGAAGTACCACAACGGCAAGACGTTCACCGCCGCCGAGGCCAAGAAGAACTTCGACCGCGTGCTCGATCCCGCGGTGCCCGCCCAGGTCGCGGCGAAGATCGACATGATCGACGCGGTGACCGCGGCGGACGACACCACGCTGGTCATCACGCTCGACTCGCCGAACCCGGAGCTGCCGGTCGACGTGATCGACGTGCGGATGACCGACGTGGACGACCTGGCCAACATCGACCGCACGGCGAACGGCACCGGGCCGTACCAGCTCAAGTCGTTCGTCCCGGACCAGACGGTCGAACTGGTGCGACACGACGGCTACTGGGGCCCGCGCCCGAACCTCGACGCGATCCGGATCGTGCGTTACGCCGACGCGACCGCCGCCAACGCGGCGCTTCGGGCGGGGCAGGCACACGTGCTGTGGAGCGTGGCGCCGGACAGCGCGGCCGGGCTCGCCACCGACGGCAGGCAGTTGCTCACCGCCGCCGAACCCGCCGGCTTCGTGGTCTGGGAGCTGGACACCAGCTCGGCGCCGTTCAACAACCCCAAGGCACGCGAAGCACTGTCGTACGCGGCGAACCGCACCGAGATGATGGCCGCCGCCTACGCCGGTTACGGCGTGCCGACGCCGGCCAACGCGCCGGTCAACCCGAAGAACCGGTTCTACGATCCGACGCTGCCGTCGCACGAGTTCAACCTCGACCGCGCCAAGCAGCTGTTCGCCGAGGCCGGGATCACCGAGGGCAGCACGCTGACCTTCTGGGCGGTCGCGGGCAACTACCAGGAATGGACCACGATCGGCCAGATCCTGCAGCAGGACCTGGCCAAGATCGGCATCAAGCTGGAGATCCAGACCAACGAGGTGAGCACCTGGTCGGCGAAGTTCTACCCGAAGGGCAAGAGCTACCCGAACCTGCTCGCCGCGAACTACCTGTCGTTCACCCCGCCGCCGGACAGCTACGCGCTGGCCTGGTTCGAGGGCACCAAGGGCACCTGCGAGTGCAACTGGGCGGCACCGGCGGAGTACAACGACGCGATCGCCACCATCGAGTCGGCGGCCGACGGGCCCGAGCGGGACGCCGCGTTCAAGACCGCGCAGCGCGTGCTCAACCGGGAGAACCCGGTGATCTTCATCGGCTCGACGGCCTTCCTGTCGGTGGCGCAGCCGGAGTTGCGCGGGCTGTGGGTGCAGGCCGAGGGCACGCTGCACCTGGAGGAAGCCGGGTTCGCGGCCTAG
- a CDS encoding ABC transporter permease: MAGYLLRRLAASAVMLLGVSVLIFVVLRLLPGDPTVARVGAAQNIDPAALAALREELGLNDPIPVQYWAWITAIFGGELGRSYFSQFDVTVLIGQRLGPTLELSAAGLVLAVLLAVVLAVLPTVVRSRWPGRLVGAYTVAGMAAPPFVFGIVLLAIFSVKLGVLPQQGYVPLAEDPVGNLRTLVLPALTLGICLSAPLIRHLRSALSEVESTAHVRTATGKGIGRRAVVLRHVLPNAMLPALTSLGVTAGGVLSGAVVVEYVFNWPGLGSLIVDSVFKRDYAVIQGTVLLLAAAFVVVNLAVDLLYGVLDPRLRVGRVRR; encoded by the coding sequence ATGGCCGGTTACCTGCTTCGGCGGCTCGCCGCCAGCGCGGTGATGCTGCTCGGTGTCTCGGTGCTCATCTTCGTGGTGCTGCGGCTGCTGCCCGGTGACCCGACGGTGGCGCGCGTCGGCGCGGCGCAGAACATCGACCCCGCCGCGCTCGCCGCACTGCGTGAGGAACTCGGCCTGAACGACCCCATTCCGGTGCAGTACTGGGCGTGGATCACCGCGATCTTCGGCGGCGAGCTGGGCCGGTCGTACTTCAGCCAGTTCGACGTGACCGTGCTGATCGGCCAGCGGCTCGGGCCGACGCTGGAGCTGTCCGCCGCCGGGCTGGTGCTGGCCGTGCTGCTGGCGGTGGTGCTCGCGGTGCTGCCGACCGTGGTGCGCAGCCGCTGGCCGGGACGGCTGGTCGGCGCGTACACCGTCGCGGGCATGGCGGCGCCACCGTTCGTGTTCGGCATCGTGCTGCTGGCGATCTTCAGCGTCAAGCTGGGAGTACTGCCGCAGCAGGGTTACGTGCCACTGGCCGAGGACCCGGTCGGCAACCTGCGCACGCTCGTGCTGCCCGCGCTGACCCTGGGCATCTGCCTGTCCGCGCCGCTGATCCGGCACCTGCGGTCCGCGTTGTCCGAAGTGGAGAGCACCGCGCACGTGCGCACCGCCACCGGCAAGGGCATCGGCCGCCGGGCCGTGGTGCTGCGGCACGTGCTGCCGAACGCGATGCTGCCCGCGCTCACCTCGCTCGGGGTGACCGCCGGCGGTGTGCTTTCCGGCGCGGTCGTGGTCGAGTACGTGTTCAACTGGCCGGGCCTGGGCTCGCTGATCGTGGACTCGGTGTTCAAACGGGACTACGCGGTCATCCAGGGCACGGTGCTGCTGCTGGCGGCCGCGTTCGTGGTGGTCAACCTGGCGGTCGACCTGCTGTACGGCGTGCTCGACCCGCGCCTGCGCGTCGGGCGGGTGCGCCGGTGA
- a CDS encoding ABC transporter permease: MSAPAQPSARRLLARPAAVAALAVLGAFVLLSLLAPVLLPDPAEINARNRFAAPGWPHLFGTDELGRDLLSRVAHAGQLSLGFAAGATLVAMVLGVAWGLLAAAGSRWLDEILMRVAEAALAIPIVLFALVFVAAFGSATPSMIIVTGLLMSPLTARIARSAVLAELESEYVRGLEAVGVPRLRVLFAEVLPNAGPALLAQASLNLATALMLEATLSFVGLGVQPPDASWGTLLKSGYDKLYESIWYPLLPALVIIAAIGALNVLGDQVQRVLRAGGGER, translated from the coding sequence GTGAGCGCGCCGGCCCAGCCGTCCGCGCGCCGCCTGCTCGCGCGCCCCGCCGCCGTGGCGGCGCTGGCCGTGCTCGGTGCGTTCGTGCTGCTGTCCCTGCTCGCGCCGGTGCTGCTGCCGGACCCCGCGGAGATCAACGCGCGCAACCGGTTCGCCGCGCCGGGCTGGCCGCACCTGTTCGGCACCGACGAACTCGGGCGCGACCTGCTGTCCAGGGTCGCGCACGCGGGACAGCTCTCGCTGGGTTTCGCCGCCGGGGCGACGCTGGTGGCGATGGTGCTCGGCGTGGCGTGGGGGCTGCTCGCCGCGGCCGGGTCGCGCTGGCTGGACGAGATCCTGATGCGCGTGGCCGAAGCCGCGCTGGCCATTCCGATCGTGTTGTTCGCGCTGGTCTTCGTCGCCGCCTTCGGCTCGGCCACACCGTCCATGATCATCGTGACCGGCCTGCTGATGAGCCCGCTGACCGCGCGGATCGCCCGGTCGGCCGTGCTCGCCGAACTCGAGTCGGAGTACGTGCGCGGGCTGGAGGCGGTCGGGGTGCCGCGGCTGCGCGTGCTGTTCGCCGAGGTGCTGCCGAACGCCGGGCCCGCGCTGCTCGCGCAGGCGTCGCTCAACCTGGCGACCGCGCTGATGCTGGAGGCGACGCTGAGCTTCGTCGGGCTCGGCGTGCAGCCGCCGGACGCGTCGTGGGGCACGTTGCTCAAGTCCGGGTACGACAAGCTGTACGAGTCGATCTGGTACCCGCTGCTCCCGGCGCTGGTGATCATCGCGGCGATCGGCGCGCTGAACGTGCTCGGCGACCAGGTGCAGCGCGTGCTGCGGGCGGGCGGTGGTGAGCGATGA
- a CDS encoding dipeptide ABC transporter ATP-binding protein — MSVLAVEDLAVGLRHGPSLVHGLSLALAAGERLALVGESGSGKTIASLSMLRLNPPPTEITGGRVVFNGHDLVTASDRELDRVRGRGVAMIYQDPLSCLNPVRTVGDQIAEAIRAHRDVTAAQARLAAVDLLGEVGIEDGARRVRQYPHEFSGGMRQRVMIAMAISCEPSVLIADEPTTALDVTTQARILALLDDLATRRGMAVLFITHDLAVASEFCARIQVMREGRVVESGAMPVVLAEPAHQYTRDLLRSVVTLRTPVELAEPEPEPPLIEAVRLVQRFGSGAPAVDDVSLSVHRGETFGLVGESGAGKSTLTRLLLGLDRPVSGEVRHEGVALGSLSRGELRRRRRDMQLVPQDPIGSLNRRKTVAQIVGLPLAVHRRASKAERDRRVAELLDLVGLPAAFAGRYPRELSGGQCQRVNIARAIALEPSFVVLDEAVSAVDVVIRAQILRLLRDLQRELGLTYLFVSHDLAVVRQVAPRLAVMRHGRIVETGTRAELFDDPQHEYTRALIDAVPELVTGEVPR; from the coding sequence ATGAGCGTGCTCGCCGTCGAGGACCTGGCGGTCGGCCTGCGGCACGGCCCGTCGCTGGTGCACGGGCTCAGCCTGGCGCTGGCCGCGGGGGAGCGGCTGGCGCTGGTCGGCGAGTCGGGCAGCGGGAAGACCATCGCGTCGCTGTCGATGCTGCGGCTGAACCCGCCGCCGACCGAGATCACCGGCGGCCGGGTGGTGTTCAACGGGCACGACCTGGTCACCGCGTCCGACCGTGAACTGGACCGCGTCCGGGGCCGGGGCGTCGCGATGATCTACCAGGACCCGCTGTCCTGCCTGAACCCGGTGCGCACGGTCGGCGACCAGATCGCCGAGGCGATTCGCGCGCACCGGGACGTGACCGCGGCCCAGGCCCGGCTGGCCGCGGTCGATCTGCTCGGTGAAGTCGGCATCGAGGACGGCGCGCGCCGCGTGCGGCAGTACCCGCACGAGTTCTCCGGTGGCATGCGACAGCGCGTGATGATCGCGATGGCGATCTCGTGCGAGCCGTCGGTGCTGATCGCCGACGAGCCGACCACCGCGCTCGACGTCACCACGCAGGCCCGCATCCTCGCCCTGCTCGACGACCTGGCCACGCGCCGCGGCATGGCCGTCCTGTTCATCACGCACGACCTGGCGGTGGCCTCGGAGTTCTGCGCGCGCATCCAGGTCATGCGCGAGGGCCGGGTGGTCGAATCGGGGGCGATGCCGGTCGTGCTGGCTGAACCGGCGCACCAGTACACCCGCGACCTGCTGCGCTCGGTGGTCACCCTGCGCACGCCGGTCGAACTGGCTGAACCGGAGCCGGAGCCGCCGCTGATCGAGGCGGTCCGGCTGGTCCAGCGGTTCGGCTCCGGCGCGCCCGCGGTCGACGACGTGTCGCTGTCGGTGCACCGCGGGGAGACGTTCGGGCTGGTGGGGGAGTCGGGCGCGGGCAAGTCCACGCTGACCCGGCTGTTGCTCGGGCTCGACCGGCCGGTCTCCGGCGAGGTGCGGCACGAGGGCGTCGCGCTCGGCTCGCTTTCGCGGGGAGAGTTGCGGCGGCGGCGTCGCGACATGCAGCTCGTGCCGCAGGACCCGATCGGCTCGCTGAACCGGCGCAAGACCGTGGCCCAGATCGTCGGCCTGCCGCTCGCCGTGCACCGGCGGGCGTCGAAGGCGGAGCGCGACCGCCGGGTGGCCGAGCTGCTCGACCTCGTCGGCCTGCCCGCCGCGTTCGCCGGGCGCTACCCGCGTGAGCTGTCGGGCGGGCAGTGCCAGCGGGTCAACATCGCCCGCGCGATCGCGCTCGAACCGTCGTTCGTGGTGCTCGACGAGGCGGTCTCCGCAGTGGACGTGGTGATCCGGGCGCAGATCCTGCGCCTGCTCCGAGACCTGCAGCGCGAACTGGGGCTGACCTATCTGTTCGTTTCGCACGACCTTGCCGTGGTGCGGCAGGTGGCACCGCGGCTCGCGGTGATGCGGCACGGTCGCATCGTCGAGACGGGCACGCGCGCGGAACTGTTCGACGATCCCCAGCACGAGTACACGCGCGCGCTGATCGACGCGGTTCCCGAGCTGGTCACCGGGGAGGTGCCCCGATGA
- a CDS encoding Gfo/Idh/MocA family protein has protein sequence MSVPHTPSVALVGLGEIGLGAHLPALLRHQGIRLAAVVDPDPARRALAAEHTAAPAFETLADVLADPVIDAVVLATPPWVTPGLVGRVAATGRFVLAEKPIAVSTAAAAPLAKLPAGQRKRVQVGLTYRHDPALAVLREWIEGGRLGSGLLVRAHIYDERRDPASPGHASRIEATLAHGMPVVHEGAHVFDWFATLFGGPPERLEDSWAVSTRPDLPAANLCGARLTYPGGVTVLAEFGWLTDAQPRCEISIIGDRGHAELDGFTFDLRLTTADGTECVVFDENRTTRCFDLQLERFAELITGARAMPSPGLADGLAALEISERVAVLAAWSQA, from the coding sequence ATGAGCGTTCCGCACACGCCCTCGGTCGCGCTGGTTGGACTCGGCGAGATCGGCCTCGGCGCGCACCTGCCCGCGCTGCTGCGTCACCAGGGCATCCGGCTGGCGGCCGTGGTCGATCCCGACCCGGCCCGCCGCGCGCTGGCCGCTGAGCACACCGCGGCGCCCGCCTTCGAAACGCTCGCCGACGTGCTCGCCGACCCGGTGATCGACGCGGTCGTGCTGGCGACACCGCCGTGGGTCACGCCCGGCCTGGTCGGTCGCGTGGCCGCGACTGGCCGGTTCGTGCTCGCCGAGAAGCCGATCGCGGTCTCGACGGCGGCCGCCGCGCCTCTCGCGAAACTGCCCGCCGGCCAGCGCAAGCGCGTCCAGGTCGGGCTCACCTACCGGCACGATCCCGCACTGGCCGTGCTGCGCGAATGGATCGAGGGCGGCAGGCTCGGGAGCGGCCTCCTCGTCCGGGCGCACATCTACGACGAACGGCGTGATCCGGCCTCGCCAGGGCACGCGAGCCGGATCGAGGCCACACTGGCCCACGGAATGCCCGTGGTCCACGAAGGAGCGCACGTGTTCGACTGGTTCGCCACGCTCTTCGGCGGTCCGCCCGAGCGGCTGGAGGACTCCTGGGCGGTGTCCACCCGGCCGGACCTCCCGGCCGCCAACCTCTGCGGCGCGCGGCTGACCTACCCGGGCGGGGTCACCGTGCTCGCCGAGTTCGGCTGGCTGACCGACGCGCAGCCGCGCTGCGAGATCAGCATCATCGGCGACCGTGGGCACGCCGAACTGGACGGGTTCACCTTCGACCTGCGGCTGACCACCGCCGACGGCACCGAGTGCGTGGTGTTCGACGAGAACCGCACCACCCGCTGCTTCGACCTCCAGCTGGAACGGTTCGCCGAGCTGATCACCGGCGCGCGGGCGATGCCGTCCCCGGGGCTGGCCGACGGGCTGGCCGCACTCGAGATCAGCGAGCGGGTGGCCGTGCTCGCGGCTTGGAGCCAGGCATGA
- a CDS encoding creatininase family protein: MSVFNWSDRTRAELGAVLPEALVVLPFGATEQHGPHLATGTDALMAATIAQRAAERAAVSCQRDLVLAPCLPFGASDHHLPFGGTLSLTTEVAVAVLTDLARSVAACGGRRLVVVNGHGGNQGVCHAAAAAASARHGLSVSIVHYWNLVADRSPVPVPGHAGEFETSLVLSVDPELARRPVERTALPETPALPGVDVHNQGDWLRIDGYTDRPERASAGSGSKWLDEIVAALADRLLALAELP; this comes from the coding sequence ATGAGCGTGTTCAACTGGAGCGACCGCACCCGCGCCGAACTCGGCGCCGTGCTGCCCGAGGCGCTGGTGGTGCTGCCGTTCGGCGCGACCGAGCAGCACGGCCCGCACCTGGCCACCGGCACCGACGCGCTGATGGCGGCCACGATCGCGCAGCGCGCGGCCGAGCGGGCCGCCGTGTCGTGCCAGCGCGACCTGGTGCTCGCGCCCTGCCTGCCGTTCGGCGCCTCCGACCACCACCTGCCCTTCGGCGGGACGCTGTCGCTGACCACCGAGGTGGCCGTCGCGGTGCTCACCGACCTCGCCCGTTCGGTGGCGGCGTGCGGCGGGCGCCGCCTGGTCGTGGTCAACGGGCACGGCGGCAACCAGGGCGTCTGCCACGCCGCGGCGGCCGCCGCCTCCGCGCGGCACGGCCTGTCCGTGTCGATCGTGCACTACTGGAACCTGGTCGCCGACCGCTCGCCGGTCCCGGTGCCGGGGCACGCCGGTGAGTTCGAGACCTCGCTGGTGCTGTCCGTCGACCCGGAGCTGGCGCGGCGCCCGGTCGAACGCACCGCACTGCCCGAGACACCGGCGCTGCCCGGGGTCGACGTGCACAACCAGGGCGACTGGCTGCGCATCGACGGCTACACCGACCGCCCCGAGCGCGCGAGCGCCGGCAGCGGGTCCAAATGGCTGGACGAGATCGTGGCCGCGCTGGCCGACCGGTTGCTCGCACTGGCGGAGCTGCCGTGA
- a CDS encoding amidohydrolase family protein — protein MIDFHTHPPAWHASTWLGGAEFGPGEFLDFLNGSGIEAAVVLAHDGLFNATPEANDDLARFTAADPGRMIAFGTVNPRHAGAPDEVRRCFTELGFGGLKLHPWLQGFSMHETALDAICEEVESADGILLSHDGSPPYSMPGQIAALARRHPRVPVVLGHGGLHDCWREALAATIATPNLYLCLCGTPPYAARHILAHAPAGKVLFGTDAGLSDRASQDYAVARIAEIDGWGITARQREEMLVTNPRRLLGGWLG, from the coding sequence GTGATCGACTTCCACACCCACCCACCGGCCTGGCACGCGTCGACCTGGCTCGGTGGCGCCGAGTTCGGCCCGGGCGAGTTCCTCGACTTCCTCAACGGCTCCGGCATCGAGGCCGCCGTCGTGCTCGCCCACGACGGCCTGTTCAACGCCACCCCGGAGGCCAACGACGACCTCGCCCGGTTCACCGCGGCCGACCCGGGGCGGATGATCGCGTTCGGCACGGTGAACCCGCGTCACGCCGGCGCGCCCGACGAGGTGCGCCGCTGCTTCACCGAACTCGGCTTCGGCGGCCTCAAGCTGCACCCCTGGCTGCAGGGCTTCAGCATGCACGAAACCGCGCTCGACGCGATCTGCGAGGAGGTCGAGTCGGCGGACGGCATCCTGCTTTCCCACGACGGCTCGCCGCCCTACTCGATGCCGGGCCAGATCGCCGCGCTGGCCCGGCGCCACCCCCGCGTTCCGGTGGTGCTCGGGCACGGTGGCCTGCACGACTGCTGGCGCGAGGCGCTCGCCGCCACCATCGCCACCCCGAACCTCTACCTTTGCCTGTGCGGGACGCCGCCGTACGCGGCCCGCCACATCCTCGCCCACGCGCCGGCGGGCAAGGTGCTCTTCGGCACCGACGCCGGCCTGTCCGACCGGGCGAGCCAGGACTACGCGGTGGCCAGGATCGCCGAGATCGACGGCTGGGGCATCACCGCGCGGCAGCGGGAGGAGATGCTGGTGACCAATCCCCGGCGGTTGCTCGGCGGGTGGCTCGGATGA
- a CDS encoding mandelate racemase/muconate lactonizing enzyme family protein has product MSVLTARIAAVHTLPVSLPAHPALVVRGAKGTHDRSDFLLVRVVTTEGVEGYGEVSATPLWSGEDAASAEHFVRNVLTTALLGRKLAPPGALEAIMDRVLAANPFTKAGVSTALWDAYARSLGMPLVTALGGPYRDEVPIKLSLSGDGEVLEKAYDAAVSSGFTSFKVKVGLGIDGDLTRVARVRELAGLGAFIGVDANGGWSRAEAREAVRRLSTFGPAFVEQPVKPSDLEGMAAVRSLGVPVVADESVFGADDLARVIRASAADVISIYLGKSGGPAKAVVQGRVAETFGLDTLIGSNGELGLGAAAQLHVACALPALSERLPSDIIGAHYYAEDILETPLDSNGKRVRLTDGHGLGVVPRDDLRRRFR; this is encoded by the coding sequence ATGAGCGTGCTGACGGCCAGGATCGCGGCGGTGCACACGCTGCCGGTCAGCCTGCCCGCGCACCCCGCGCTGGTGGTGCGCGGCGCGAAGGGCACCCACGACCGCTCGGACTTCCTGCTCGTCCGGGTGGTCACCACCGAGGGCGTGGAGGGCTACGGCGAGGTCAGCGCCACGCCCCTGTGGAGCGGGGAGGACGCGGCCAGCGCCGAGCACTTCGTGCGCAACGTGCTGACCACCGCGCTCCTCGGCCGCAAGCTCGCCCCGCCGGGCGCGCTGGAGGCGATCATGGACCGGGTGCTGGCGGCGAACCCGTTCACCAAGGCGGGCGTGTCGACCGCGCTGTGGGACGCCTACGCCCGCAGCCTGGGCATGCCGCTGGTCACCGCGCTCGGTGGGCCGTACCGGGACGAGGTGCCGATCAAGCTGTCGCTCTCGGGCGACGGCGAGGTGCTGGAGAAGGCATACGACGCGGCCGTGTCGTCCGGGTTCACCTCGTTCAAGGTCAAGGTGGGCCTCGGCATCGACGGTGACCTGACCAGGGTGGCCCGCGTGCGCGAGCTGGCCGGGCTCGGCGCGTTCATCGGGGTGGACGCGAACGGTGGCTGGAGCCGGGCCGAGGCCCGCGAGGCGGTCCGGCGGCTGAGCACCTTCGGGCCCGCGTTCGTCGAGCAGCCGGTCAAACCGTCGGACCTGGAGGGCATGGCGGCGGTGCGGTCGCTGGGCGTGCCGGTGGTCGCCGACGAGTCGGTGTTCGGCGCGGACGACCTGGCGCGGGTGATCCGGGCCTCCGCGGCCGACGTGATCAGCATCTACCTGGGCAAATCGGGTGGCCCGGCGAAGGCCGTGGTGCAGGGGCGCGTCGCCGAGACCTTCGGGCTGGACACGCTGATCGGCTCCAACGGTGAACTCGGCCTCGGCGCGGCCGCGCAGTTGCACGTGGCGTGCGCGCTGCCCGCGCTGAGCGAACGCCTGCCGTCGGACATCATCGGCGCGCACTACTACGCCGAGGACATCCTGGAAACCCCGCTGGACAGCAACGGCAAGCGGGTCCGGCTCACCGACGGGCACGGGCTCGGCGTGGTGCCGCGCGACGACCTGCGGCGGCGGTTCCGATGA
- a CDS encoding amidohydrolase family protein, which produces MIVDVHSHTPTHRDAVPPGERRVYSNWRTDRDVTTTNSWADYDREMAAADVTIVFNIAVDDPEPMTGLPYLPERTNDATAEFVAADPARRIGFLSVNPLWDNVFEETERCRELGLRGVKLGPNYQDFDPLGERALAFYAHCEQEGLPILFHAGASPMRHAPLRYTHPLVFDEVALRFPELRMVLAHMGHPWSTDTVVTIRKHPHVYADVSSIYLRPWVCYQSLLAAHEWGCTDKLLLGSDFPIAGTAEAMAGIRRVNDILDGTALPRVPLEEVERIIHADALGALGLDR; this is translated from the coding sequence ATGATCGTCGACGTGCACTCGCACACGCCGACGCACCGCGACGCCGTGCCGCCGGGCGAGCGCCGCGTGTACTCGAACTGGCGCACCGACCGCGACGTGACCACGACGAACTCGTGGGCCGACTACGACCGCGAGATGGCCGCCGCCGACGTGACCATTGTGTTCAACATCGCCGTCGACGACCCCGAGCCGATGACCGGCCTGCCCTACCTCCCGGAGCGCACGAACGACGCGACCGCCGAGTTCGTCGCCGCCGACCCGGCGCGGCGGATCGGCTTCCTCTCGGTGAACCCGTTGTGGGACAACGTCTTCGAGGAGACCGAGCGCTGCCGCGAACTCGGCCTGCGCGGGGTCAAGCTGGGGCCGAACTATCAGGACTTCGACCCGCTGGGCGAGCGGGCGCTCGCCTTCTACGCCCACTGCGAGCAGGAAGGGCTGCCGATCCTGTTCCACGCGGGCGCGTCGCCGATGCGGCACGCCCCGCTGCGTTACACGCACCCGCTGGTCTTCGACGAGGTCGCGCTGCGCTTCCCCGAGCTGCGGATGGTGCTGGCCCACATGGGTCATCCCTGGAGCACCGACACGGTGGTGACCATCCGGAAGCACCCGCACGTCTACGCCGATGTTTCGTCGATCTACCTGCGCCCGTGGGTCTGCTACCAGTCGCTGCTCGCCGCGCACGAGTGGGGCTGCACGGACAAGCTGCTGCTGGGCAGTGACTTCCCGATCGCGGGCACGGCCGAGGCGATGGCGGGCATCCGGCGCGTCAACGACATCCTGGACGGCACCGCGTTGCCGCGCGTCCCGCTCGAAGAGGTCGAGCGGATCATCCACGCCGACGCACTCGGCGCACTGGGACTGGACCGATGA
- a CDS encoding amidohydrolase family protein: MTAVVDAHVRVGDGREVRLDTGELLATMDRLGIDQALISPGERCIAVDNREGNALTTAAAAASGGRLLAYAVANPWRGRAALDELARAADEGAVALAVDSVLQGFDLLDGLVDPLLEFAADRGWFAYVRTGTPPSAVPLPLALLALRHPGVDFVMGRSGATDFWIDAAPALRQAPNLYADTAYAPWDTVLSEFARDPEIGTSRVVFSTDAPYTVPAAELRRVRDWTIAEPERAAVLSGTVTGLLGGSTGRR; this comes from the coding sequence ATGACCGCCGTGGTGGACGCGCACGTGCGCGTCGGCGACGGGCGCGAGGTGCGGCTGGACACCGGCGAGCTGCTGGCCACGATGGACCGGCTCGGCATCGACCAGGCGCTGATCTCGCCGGGGGAGCGGTGCATCGCGGTCGACAACCGCGAGGGCAACGCGCTGACCACGGCGGCCGCCGCGGCTTCCGGTGGGCGGCTGCTCGCCTACGCGGTGGCGAACCCGTGGCGCGGCCGGGCGGCGCTGGACGAGCTGGCGCGCGCGGCGGACGAAGGCGCGGTCGCGCTGGCGGTCGATTCCGTGTTGCAGGGGTTCGACCTGCTCGACGGACTCGTCGACCCGCTGCTCGAGTTCGCCGCCGACCGCGGCTGGTTCGCCTACGTGCGCACCGGCACCCCGCCCAGCGCGGTGCCCCTGCCGCTGGCGCTGCTGGCCCTGCGTCACCCCGGCGTCGACTTCGTGATGGGTCGAAGTGGCGCGACCGACTTCTGGATCGACGCGGCACCGGCGCTGCGGCAGGCGCCGAACCTGTACGCCGACACCGCGTACGCGCCGTGGGACACGGTGCTCAGCGAGTTCGCGCGTGACCCGGAGATCGGCACGTCGCGCGTGGTGTTCAGCACCGACGCGCCGTACACCGTGCCCGCCGCGGAACTGCGCCGGGTGCGTGACTGGACGATCGCGGAACCGGAGCGCGCCGCCGTGCTCTCCGGAACGGTGACCGGCCTGCTGGGCGGGTCGACTGGGAGAAGGTGA